From the genome of Pseudomonas helvetica:
GTAGACGAATGGCTTGAAGCTCGAGCCCGGTTGGCGCTTGGCCTGCATGGCGCGGTTGTAGTTGCTCTGCTCGAACGCGAAGCCGCCGACCAGCGCGCGGATGGCGCCGTTTTGCGGGTCCAGCGAAACCAGTGCGCTTTGGGCGACCGGAATCTGGCTGAACTTCAGGGCGTTGTCCGCTTGGCGCTGTACGCGAATCAGGTCACCGACCTGGGCGACGTCCGATGGCTGCTTCGGTGCCGGGCCCATGCTGTTGGTGTTCAGGAACGGGCGCGCCCATTTCATGCTGTCCCAGCTGACATGTTCTTCGCCGTTGCGGGTCAGGACCTGCACGCCGTTTTTCTCGATCAGAGTGACGATGGCTGGTTCCAGGCCGCTGATGGTGCGCTGTTTGGTCAGTTCCGTGGCCCAGGCAGCAGGCGTCTTGCCTGGCAGGCGGGATTCAGGGCCGCGATAGCCGTGACGCTGGTCGTAGGTGATCAAGCCTTCATGGACGGCGGTGTTGGCCATTTCCTGAAGGTTGCTCGGCACGGTGGTGGTGACGCGGAAACCTTCGGTGTAGGCATCGCTGCCATAACGACCAACCATTTCGGCGCGGGCCATTTCGGCGATGTACGGCGCGTTCACTTCCGGCGTCGGCACGTGATAGCTGGCGTTCAGCGGCTCGTTGATCGCGGCCTGATACGCCGCTTCGTCAATTTTCCCGAGCTTGTACATGCGGCCCAGGATCCAGTCGCGACGTTCTTTGCTGCGCGCGGGGTTGGCCAGCGGGTTGAAGCGCGAAGGGGCTTTCGGCAGGCCGGCGATCATCGCCATCTGCGCCAGGCTGACGTCGCGGATCGACTTGCCGTAATACACCTGCGCCGCCGCCTCGATGCCGTAGGCGCGGTTGCCCAGATAGATCTTGTTCACGTAGAGCTCAAGGATCTCGTCCTTGGTCAGCTGACGCTCGATTTGCAGGGCCAGGAGGATTTCCGTGGTCTTGCGCGAGAAGCTGCGCTCGCTGGTGAGGAAGAAGTTCTTCGCCACCTGCATGGTGATGGTGCTGCCGCCGGATTGAATGTGTCCGCTTTTGACCAGTTGGCTCGCGGCACGCATCAGGCTGCTGGGGTCGACGCCATAGTGATTGGCGAAGTTGTCGTCTTCGGCACTGAGTAACGCATTGATGAAATTCGGTGGGATGTCGGCGAAGCGGATCGGTGTGCGGCGCATTTCGCCAAACTCGGCGATCAATTTGCCGTCGCTGCTGTAGACCCGCAAAGGAATCTGCAACTGAATGCTTCTCAGCGCCTCCACGGATGGCAATCCCGGACTAAGGTAAAGAAAAGCGCCGCTCAGACCGAGGAGCAGTCCGCAGAAAACGGCGACGATGGACCACCCGAAAAATTTCAGCAGACGAATCAAGGCTTTTGGACATCCAGGGTAAAGAATGAATTAGGCGTCAGGGCATTCAAGGTAAGCAAGGGTCGACCCGCGCTTGAGAAAGCGGAAAAAACGCTGGCCATTATAAGCATTTTTCCGCCAAAAGCGCATTTGGCGCCTCTGTCAAGACGCAGCTATTGAACGCAATGAATCATAAAGAGTCCGTAACTCACGGATAGTCATAGGGAATTGCAAGTGCTGGGACTCTTCAATAAAAAAAGCCGCACGCTTTTGGGGATCGATATCAGCTCCACTTCGGTGAAGCTTCTCGAGCTAAGCCGTGCAGGCAATCGATACCGGGTCGAAGCCTACGCGGTAGAGCCGCTGCCGACCAACGCCGTGGTCGAGAAAAATATCGCCGAACTCGAAGGCGTCGGGCAGGCGTTGTCCCGGGTGTTGCTCAAGGCCAAAACCAGCGTCAAGAGTGTCGCGGTGGCGGTTGCCGGATCGGCGGTCATCACCAAGATCATCGAAATGGACGCCGGGCTTTCCCCCGATGAAATGGAAAATCAGCTGAAGATTGAAGCTGACCAGTACATCCCCTATCCCCTCGAAGAAGTCGCCATCGATTTTGAAGTGCAGGGCGCCTCCCGGCGTAATCCCGAGCGGGTCGACGTATTGCTGGCGGCCTGTCGCAAGGAAAACGTCGAAGTTCGCGAAGCTGCGCTGGCCCTTGCCGGCCTGACCGCACAGGTCGTCGATGTCGAGGCGTACGCGCTGGAGCGTTCATTCGGCTTGCTGACGGCACAGTTGGCCGGCGTGACCGAGCGTTCGACGGTGGCCGTGGTCGACATCGGCGCCACCATGACCACCTTGAGCGTGCTGTCCAACGGCCGAATCATCTACACCCGCGAGCAGTTGTTCGGCGGTCGTCAGTTGACGGAGGAAATCCAGCGCCGCTATGGCATGACGGTTGAGCAGGCCGGTCTTGGAAAAAAACAGGGTGGCTTGCCTGAAGACTACGTCAGCGAAGTCCTGCAACCGTTCCGCGAGGCGCTGGTGCAGCAGGTTTCGCGATCGTTGCAGTTCTTTTTCGCCTCGGGTCAGTACAACGCGATCGACTACATCCTGCTGGCCGGTGGCACAGCCTCGGTCACCGGGCTGGATCGACTGATCGAGCAGCGCCTGGGCACGCCGACGCAGGTGGCCAATCCGTTTGCGGACATGACATTGAGCAGCAAGGTCAACGCCAGTGCCCTGGCCAGTGATGCGCCGGCGCTGATGATTGCCTGCGGCCTGGCGCTGAGGAGTTTCGACTGATGGCGCGGATCAATCTTCTCCCTTGGCGCGAAGAGCTGCGTGAGGAGCGTCGCAAGCGCTTCCTGTTGGGGTTGGCCGGCGCGCTGGCGGCGGCGGTCGGGGTAATTTTGCTGGGTGATCACGCCATCAGCAGTGCGATTGATCGACAGGTCGCCCGCAACGATTACGTCGGCAAACAGATCGCCGTGCTGGATGACCGGATCAAGCAGATCAGCGATCTGAAAACCCGTCGTCGGCAACTCGTGGAGCGGATGCGGATCATCCAGGACTTGCAAGGCAATCGATCGGTCAGCGCACGTATTTTCGATCAACTGGCGCGCAGGCTGCCGGACGGGGTGTATTTCACCGACGTGAAGCTGGTCGATAAAACGCTGTCCATCAGCGGGGCGGCAGAGTCGAACAATCGCGTCTCGGAGTTGTTGCGCAACCTCGATGCCTCCGACCGGTTCGAGTCGCCGAACCTGACCGAGGTCAAAGCGACCACGGCCGGCGCGCTGGATCAGGCCAACGTGTTTCAGTTGACCGTTCGTCAGTCTCAACCGGCCGCAGCGGAGGACGCGAAATGAGCCCGTCCCAATGGTTCGAGGGGTTGCGCAAGGTCGATATCAACGACCTGGACCTGAACA
Proteins encoded in this window:
- a CDS encoding pilus assembly protein PilM → MLGLFNKKSRTLLGIDISSTSVKLLELSRAGNRYRVEAYAVEPLPTNAVVEKNIAELEGVGQALSRVLLKAKTSVKSVAVAVAGSAVITKIIEMDAGLSPDEMENQLKIEADQYIPYPLEEVAIDFEVQGASRRNPERVDVLLAACRKENVEVREAALALAGLTAQVVDVEAYALERSFGLLTAQLAGVTERSTVAVVDIGATMTTLSVLSNGRIIYTREQLFGGRQLTEEIQRRYGMTVEQAGLGKKQGGLPEDYVSEVLQPFREALVQQVSRSLQFFFASGQYNAIDYILLAGGTASVTGLDRLIEQRLGTPTQVANPFADMTLSSKVNASALASDAPALMIACGLALRSFD
- a CDS encoding PilN domain-containing protein encodes the protein MARINLLPWREELREERRKRFLLGLAGALAAAVGVILLGDHAISSAIDRQVARNDYVGKQIAVLDDRIKQISDLKTRRRQLVERMRIIQDLQGNRSVSARIFDQLARRLPDGVYFTDVKLVDKTLSISGAAESNNRVSELLRNLDASDRFESPNLTEVKATTAGALDQANVFQLTVRQSQPAAAEDAK
- a CDS encoding penicillin-binding protein 1A; this encodes MIRLLKFFGWSIVAVFCGLLLGLSGAFLYLSPGLPSVEALRSIQLQIPLRVYSSDGKLIAEFGEMRRTPIRFADIPPNFINALLSAEDDNFANHYGVDPSSLMRAASQLVKSGHIQSGGSTITMQVAKNFFLTSERSFSRKTTEILLALQIERQLTKDEILELYVNKIYLGNRAYGIEAAAQVYYGKSIRDVSLAQMAMIAGLPKAPSRFNPLANPARSKERRDWILGRMYKLGKIDEAAYQAAINEPLNASYHVPTPEVNAPYIAEMARAEMVGRYGSDAYTEGFRVTTTVPSNLQEMANTAVHEGLITYDQRHGYRGPESRLPGKTPAAWATELTKQRTISGLEPAIVTLIEKNGVQVLTRNGEEHVSWDSMKWARPFLNTNSMGPAPKQPSDVAQVGDLIRVQRQADNALKFSQIPVAQSALVSLDPQNGAIRALVGGFAFEQSNYNRAMQAKRQPGSSFKPFVYSAALDNGYTPATLVNDAPIVFVDEYLDKVWRPKNDTNTFLGPIRMREALYKSRNLVSIRLLQALGVDRTIDYISKFGFNKQDLPRNLSLALGTATLTPMEIATGWSTFANGGYKITPYIIDKIESRNGDTLFVANPPSVPKGDIASNGIAAPVSNTFTVNPTPGEAPATQTTVQAPAVAERIIDGRTTFILNSMLEDVIKLGTGRRALSMGRSDIAGKTGTTNESKDAWFSGYNADYVTTVWTGFDQPESLGKREFGGTVALPIWMNYMSAALKGKPPHTQAEPEGILSLRVDPVSGRAATPSTPGAYFELFKSEDSPPSINELGNGNAPGSPLPADEAAPIDLF